In Arachis stenosperma cultivar V10309 chromosome 1, arast.V10309.gnm1.PFL2, whole genome shotgun sequence, one DNA window encodes the following:
- the LOC130961779 gene encoding vesicle-associated membrane protein 724, which produces MGQESFIYSFVARGTMVLAEYTEFTGNFPAIAAQCLQKLPSSNNKFTYSCDHHTFNFLVEDGYAYCVVAKESVSKQISIAFLERVKADFKKRYGGGRADTAVAKSLNKEFGPVMKEHMKYIIDHAEEIEKLIKVKAQVSEVKSIMLENIDKAMDRGENLTVLADKTETLHSQAQDFRKKGTQIRRKMWYQNMKIKLVVLGILLFLVLVIWLSVCHGFSCSN; this is translated from the exons ATGGGTCAGGAATCGTTCATATACAGCTTTGTTGCTCGCGGCACGATGGTGTTAGCTGAGTACACCGAGTTCACGGGAAACTTCCCGGCGATTGCAGCTCAGTGTCTTCAGAAACTTCCGTCCTCCAACAACAAGTTCACCTACAGCTGTGACCACCACACCTTCAATTTTCTCGTCGAAGATGGTTACG CATACTGTGTTGTTGCCAAGGAATCTGTTAGTAAGCAGATATCTATTGCTTTCCTAGAACGTGTCAAGGCGGATTTTAAGAAAAGATATGGTGGAGGAAGAGCGGATACAGCTGTTgccaaaagcctcaacaaggaattTGG ACCAGTTATGAAGGAGCACATGAAGTACATCATTGACCATGCAGAGGAGATTGAAAAGCTAATTAAAGTGAAGGCTCAAGTTTCAGAAGTTAAAAGTATTATGTTAGAGAATATTGACAAG GCTATGGATAGAGGAGAAAATCTAACTGTTCTTGCGGATAAGACAGAGACATTGCACTCACAG GCCCAAGACTTCAGAAAGAAAGGAACACAAATCCGTAGAAAGATGTGGTATCAgaatatgaaaattaaattggTTGTTCTTGGGATATTGTTGTTTTTGGTCCTGGTTATCTGGCTTTCAGTCTGCCATGGATTCAGCTGCTCAAACTAG
- the LOC130935976 gene encoding probable xyloglucan galactosyltransferase GT19, which produces MASSTYMIQTMLVCLVICLNDAVADVEPNSEGEKRCDKRWIHIRKIPPRFNLDLLSKCSEYPLFDDFCPYLANHGLGQKTHNHSNSWYRTDPSTLELIFHRRMLEYPCLTHDPSLADAIFLPYYASLDALRYLYGPDYNSSSDHGLELFEFLQDDSPEIWARRMGHDHFLVMARPAWDFTQPLHNDPPLWGTSFLELPEFYNVTALTLESRAWPWQEHAVPYPTSFHPPNLGLLESWVQRVRRSKRSNLAMFAGGGGSSTGGPNVRRSIRMECEYATANTTGVDGYESLCEFVDCSNGVCEHDPLRFMRPMLKSSFCLQPPGDTPTRRSTFDGIVAGCIPVFFEDLSAKAQYGWHLSENEFESFSVFIPKEDVVFKGLKILDVLKRIPRARVRRMREKVLELIPRIVYRKHNSSPGLRMKKDAFDITVDGTLEKIQSRLQELSLIHSQPLIL; this is translated from the coding sequence ATGGCATCCTCCACATACATGATTCAAACTATGTTGGTGTGCTTGGTCATCTGCTTGAATGATGCAGTTGCAGATGTAGAACCCAACTCTGAAGGAGAAAAAAGGTGCGACAAGAGATGGATACACATAAGGAAGATACCACCAAGATTCAACTTAGATCTACTGTCAAAATGCTCCGAATACCCACTGTTTGACGACTTCTGCCCGTACCTTGCGAACCATGGCCTGGGTCAGAAGACGCACAACCACTCAAACAGTTGGTACCGCACCGACCCGTCCACTTTGGAACTCATATTCCACCGCCGCATGCTGGAATACCCATGCCTCACCCATGACCCCTCTCTTGCCGACGCCATCTTCCTCCCGTACTACGCCTCCCTAGACGCTCTCCGCTACCTTTACGGTCCAGACTACAACTCAAGCTCTGATCACGGCCTCGAACTCTTCGAATTCCTCCAGGATGACTCCCCTGAGATCTGGGCCCGCAGAATGGGCCACGATCACTTCCTTGTTATGGCTCGCCCCGCTTGGGACTTCACGCAGCCCTTACATAATGACCCGCCTCTCTGGGGAACCTCCTTTCTTGAGCTTCCCGAGTTCTACAACGTCACCGCTCTCACGCTCGAATCTCGCGCGTGGCCCTGGCAGGAGCACGCTGTTCCTTACCCAACATCATTTCATCCTCCGAATCTGGGTTTGTTAGAGTCCTGGGTGCAGCGCGTGCGCCGCTCCAAGCGTTCCAACCTGGCCATGTTTGCGGGCGGTGGTGGATCCTCCACGGGTGGGCCTAATGTCCGTCGGAGTATCAGGATGGAGTGCGAGTACGCGACGGCGAATACCACCGGTGTTGACGGGTACGAGAGTCTGTGCGAATTCGTGGATTGCTCGAACGGTGTTTGTGAGCATGACCCTTTGAGGTTCATGAGGCCAATGTTGAAGTCGAGCTTCTGCTTGCAGCCACCAGGGGACACACCGACACGGAGGTCAACGTTCGATGGGATCGTGGCGGGTTGCATACCAGTGTTCTTTGAAGATCTATCGGCAAAGGCGCAATACGGGTGGCACTTATCAGAGAACGAATTTGAGAGTTTCTCAGTATTTATTCCAAAAGAAGATGTAGTGTTTAAGGGTTTGAAGATCTTGGATGTTTTGAAGCGGATACCCAGGGCTAGGGTTCGGCGAATGAGGGAGAAGGTTCTTGAATTGATTCCCAGAATTGTTTATCGCAAACATAACAGTTCTCCAGGTTTAAGGATGAAGAAGGATGCTTTTGATATTACTGTTGATGGTACTTTGGAGAAGATTCAATCCCGTCTTCAGGAACTTAGCTTGATTCATTCACAACCTCTCATTCTGTAA
- the LOC130943133 gene encoding flowering-promoting factor 1-like protein 3: MSGVWVFKNGVVRLVENPGGDSVQGGGGNGRNKKVLVHSTSNEVITSYSVLERKLNSLGWERYYDDPDLLQFHKRSTVHLISLPKDFNKFKSMHMYDIVVKNKNSFEVRDM, translated from the coding sequence atgtcGGGGGTATGGGTATTCAAGAACGGGGTGGTGAGGTTGGTGGAGAACCCAGGCGGGGATTCAGTGCAAGGTGGAGGAGGGAATGGGAGGAACAAGAAGGTGCTGGTTCACAGCACAAGCAATGAGGTGATTACTTCCTATTCTGTGTTGGAGAGGAAGCTCAACAGTCTCGGCTGGGAGCGCTACTACGATGATCCAGACCTTCTTCAGTTCCACAAGCGCTCCACCGTGCACCTCATCTCCCTCCCCAAAGACTTCAACAAGTTCAAGTCCATGCACATGTACGACATCGTCGTCAAGAACAAGAACTCATTCGAAGTTAGAGACATGTAA